In Priestia megaterium NBRC 15308 = ATCC 14581, the following proteins share a genomic window:
- a CDS encoding GTP-binding protein — MKVKKYVVASMPQAMKAIRSDLGEEAVILHSKQIRTGGFLGLFTKAKIEVLAAVDSVEKLSVKKNSSSPEPSMEDNQSFMKQQLSELNTLVSQMNQVPKVSSGSYPKAVEDVFAYLRLQEIDEAILKSIEAPMLEYYYLHRPNSNQLMEWTKSWFGNQFKASEWSGPFKKYVSVVGPTGVGKTTTLAKLAAKCVLEHNQKIAFITTDTYRISAIEQLKTYASILNAPLTICYNGADFKKALLEAEAYDVIFIDTAGRNFLEQQYVNDLKKIITFQEDLQTFLVLALTSKVSDMKAVYERFASLPVDHLIFTKQDETTRKGSLLNMLYHYGQRVAFTTNGQDVPEDVSAFKIKEFIDDVFGDWKDE; from the coding sequence ATGAAAGTAAAAAAATACGTAGTAGCATCCATGCCGCAAGCTATGAAAGCCATTCGTTCAGATTTAGGTGAGGAAGCGGTTATTTTACATTCAAAACAAATTCGAACAGGAGGGTTTCTTGGTCTATTTACTAAGGCAAAAATAGAAGTATTGGCAGCTGTCGATTCCGTAGAAAAGCTGAGCGTAAAGAAGAATTCATCGTCGCCAGAACCCAGTATGGAAGATAATCAATCTTTTATGAAGCAGCAGCTCAGTGAGTTAAATACTCTTGTCTCACAAATGAATCAAGTGCCAAAGGTTTCTTCAGGTTCATATCCAAAAGCAGTGGAGGATGTGTTTGCCTATTTGCGTTTGCAAGAAATAGACGAAGCTATTTTAAAAAGTATAGAGGCTCCTATGCTAGAGTACTACTACTTACATCGCCCTAACTCAAATCAACTTATGGAGTGGACGAAGAGCTGGTTTGGCAATCAGTTTAAAGCAAGTGAATGGAGCGGTCCTTTCAAAAAATATGTAAGTGTAGTAGGACCAACAGGTGTCGGTAAAACAACAACTCTTGCTAAATTGGCCGCAAAATGTGTCCTGGAACACAATCAAAAAATAGCATTTATTACAACTGACACGTATAGAATTTCAGCGATTGAGCAGCTCAAGACGTACGCTTCGATCTTGAATGCGCCTTTAACGATTTGTTATAACGGAGCAGATTTTAAAAAAGCTTTGCTAGAAGCGGAAGCATACGATGTGATTTTTATTGACACAGCAGGTCGGAACTTTTTAGAACAGCAATATGTAAATGATTTAAAGAAAATTATTACGTTTCAAGAAGATTTGCAAACGTTTCTTGTTTTAGCCCTAACGTCAAAAGTATCAGATATGAAAGCTGTATATGAACGTTTTGCTAGTCTGCCTGTTGATCACTTGATTTTTACGAAGCAAGATGAAACCACCCGTAAAGGCTCGCTTTTAAATATGTTATATCATTACGGCCAGCGAGTTGCTTTTACAACAAACGGGCAGGATGTACCAGAAGATGTTTCGGCATTTAAAATAAAAGAGTTTATTGACGATGTATTTGGAGATTGGAAAGATGAATGA
- a CDS encoding chemotaxis protein CheA, translating to MDMNQYLEVFIEESREHLQNVNDQLMRFEKNTDDLGYVNEIFRSAHTLKGMSATMGFDDLAQLTHKMENVLDAVRNHQLDVHTEVLDALFESVDALEIMVQSISEGGDGQLDVKLLVQKLQRIVAEEPVAQHAASSIEYDELVQTLLSQTADQGFNAFEITVQLERTCLLKAARAYMVFDVLEQAGDVIKSAPTVQDIEQEKFELSFIVLLVTNESQEKLQASIMEVSEVESVKIAAVPVKKETEMEGLVSSEVATAIQEVTMSEPSKSPVEEKRQPSNNKTIRVNIDRLDSLMNLFEELVIDRGRLEQISKELNNSELDETVERMSRISGDLQTIILNMRMVPVETVFNRFPRMVRQLSKDLGKQIELQIVGADTELDRTVIDEIGDPLVHLLRNAVDHGIEMPQARLENGKNEKGTIRLKAYHSGNHVFIDLEDDGAGINREKVLQKALDRGIIDGKTAETLTDKQVYELIFASGFSTAEQISDVSGRGVGLDVVKNTIESLGGSVTIDSNEGYGSRFSIQLPLTLSIISALLVQMSEERYALPLSSIIETAIVQPKEVMHVHGQKVIDFRGAIIPLLDLKELFTVPNSVQDDHYSVVIVKKGEKTAGLIVDSFIGQQEIVLKSLGHYLPGVFAISGATILGDGQVALIIDCNALIK from the coding sequence ATGGATATGAATCAATATCTAGAAGTGTTTATTGAAGAAAGCAGGGAACATCTTCAAAACGTTAATGACCAGCTAATGCGTTTTGAAAAAAATACCGATGATCTTGGCTATGTAAACGAAATTTTTCGGTCTGCTCATACGTTAAAAGGTATGTCTGCAACAATGGGATTTGATGATTTAGCACAATTAACTCACAAAATGGAAAACGTGTTAGATGCTGTTCGAAATCACCAACTCGACGTTCATACGGAAGTTCTTGATGCTTTGTTTGAATCAGTCGATGCGCTAGAAATAATGGTTCAATCTATTTCTGAAGGCGGCGATGGTCAGCTTGATGTCAAATTGCTTGTTCAAAAGCTGCAGCGTATTGTAGCAGAGGAACCTGTAGCACAGCATGCAGCTTCTTCCATTGAGTACGATGAATTAGTACAAACGCTGCTCAGCCAAACAGCAGACCAAGGATTTAACGCGTTTGAAATAACCGTACAGCTTGAACGCACCTGCTTATTAAAAGCTGCACGCGCTTATATGGTATTTGATGTGTTAGAGCAAGCAGGAGACGTCATTAAGTCAGCGCCAACTGTTCAAGATATCGAACAGGAAAAATTTGAATTATCTTTTATCGTTTTACTAGTAACAAACGAATCACAAGAAAAGCTGCAGGCGAGCATTATGGAAGTCTCTGAGGTAGAAAGTGTGAAAATTGCTGCGGTCCCCGTAAAAAAGGAGACAGAAATGGAGGGGCTTGTTTCATCAGAAGTAGCAACAGCCATACAGGAAGTTACTATGTCAGAACCTTCCAAATCGCCTGTTGAAGAGAAAAGACAGCCCTCAAATAACAAGACGATTCGAGTTAATATTGACCGTTTGGACAGTCTTATGAATTTGTTTGAAGAACTGGTTATTGATAGAGGCAGGTTAGAACAAATATCAAAAGAATTGAATAATAGCGAATTAGACGAAACGGTAGAGCGGATGTCTCGTATTTCGGGAGACTTGCAAACAATTATTTTAAACATGCGTATGGTGCCTGTAGAAACCGTTTTTAATCGTTTTCCCCGTATGGTGAGACAGCTTTCAAAAGATTTAGGGAAACAAATTGAACTTCAAATTGTCGGAGCTGATACAGAGCTGGACCGAACCGTCATTGATGAAATTGGAGATCCGCTTGTTCACTTATTAAGAAATGCCGTTGACCACGGAATTGAAATGCCTCAAGCACGCTTAGAGAACGGAAAGAATGAAAAGGGAACGATTCGCCTTAAAGCTTATCATAGCGGAAATCATGTCTTTATTGATTTAGAAGATGACGGGGCGGGCATCAATCGTGAAAAGGTACTGCAAAAAGCGTTGGATCGAGGAATTATTGATGGGAAAACAGCTGAAACGCTGACGGATAAACAAGTGTACGAGCTCATTTTTGCTTCGGGCTTTTCGACGGCTGAGCAGATTTCAGATGTTTCCGGACGAGGAGTAGGTTTAGATGTCGTGAAAAACACGATTGAATCGCTAGGGGGTTCTGTAACGATCGATTCTAACGAAGGATACGGTTCGCGTTTTTCTATTCAACTGCCGCTCACTCTTTCTATCATTTCTGCTTTACTCGTGCAAATGAGTGAAGAGCGCTATGCCTTGCCGCTTTCTTCGATTATTGAAACAGCTATTGTTCAGCCCAAAGAGGTCATGCATGTACACGGTCAAAAGGTTATTGACTTTCGAGGAGCCATTATTCCTCTTCTTGATTTAAAAGAACTATTCACTGTGCCTAACTCGGTACAAGATGATCATTATTCAGTAGTCATCGTGAAAAAAGGAGAAAAGACCGCTGGGCTAATTGTTGATTCTTTTATCGGTCAGCAGGAAATTGTTTTAAAATCTTTAGGTCATTATCTGCCGGGTGTGTTTGCTATTTCAGGAGCCACGATTTTAGGGGATGGACAAGTAGCACTTATCATTGATTGCAACGCTTTGATTAAATAA
- a CDS encoding MinD/ParA family protein: MNDQAAVLREKVLKKHQNSLRNCKTLAVLSGKGGVGKSNLSLNLSLALTKQKQRVLLFDMDIGMGNIDILIGQTTSYTMVDLLEKKLSIQQIIKKGPQNLAYVAGGTGISSVFEWSPSDLAHLIQELNSLINQYDYMIFDMGAGMSESVLKFLKAVDEMIVVTTSEPTSITDAYAAIKLAASYSVSAPVRLIINKTLSDKEGNETYERFSRAVQQFLNISISLLGIVPNDQAVQKAVNRQMPFLLQNPASKASISLIEMVSILIPQDNRITAKNEGMFIRRLKRFFLER; encoded by the coding sequence ATGAATGATCAAGCAGCAGTTTTAAGAGAAAAAGTGTTAAAGAAGCATCAAAACTCTTTAAGGAATTGTAAAACACTAGCCGTGTTAAGCGGAAAAGGAGGAGTTGGAAAGTCGAATCTATCATTAAACTTATCTCTTGCGCTAACGAAGCAAAAGCAAAGAGTTCTTCTTTTTGATATGGATATAGGGATGGGAAATATTGATATTTTGATTGGGCAAACTACTTCATATACGATGGTCGATTTGCTAGAAAAAAAGCTTTCCATCCAGCAAATTATTAAAAAAGGTCCTCAAAATTTAGCTTATGTGGCTGGTGGAACAGGAATTTCCTCTGTATTTGAATGGTCTCCATCAGATCTTGCTCATTTAATACAAGAATTGAATTCGTTAATAAATCAATATGATTATATGATTTTTGATATGGGAGCGGGCATGTCAGAGAGTGTACTTAAGTTTTTAAAAGCTGTAGATGAAATGATCGTGGTTACAACATCAGAACCTACATCTATAACAGATGCCTACGCTGCTATTAAGCTAGCAGCTTCCTATTCTGTATCAGCACCGGTTCGTCTTATTATTAACAAAACGCTTTCTGACAAAGAAGGAAATGAGACGTATGAACGATTTAGCCGAGCTGTTCAGCAGTTTTTGAACATATCTATTTCTCTATTAGGTATTGTACCAAACGATCAAGCTGTCCAGAAAGCGGTCAATCGCCAAATGCCTTTTTTGCTTCAAAATCCAGCATCTAAAGCGAGTATATCACTAATAGAAATGGTGAGTATTCTTATTCCTCAAGACAATAGGATAACGGCTAAAAACGAGGGAATGTTTATTCGGCGCCTCAAACGATTTTTTCTTGAAAGGTAG
- a CDS encoding FliA/WhiG family RNA polymerase sigma factor — protein sequence MKSIQEVEEHKIWQEWRETRDSHAGNMLVKKYMPLVNYHVQRISVGLPKNIHKEELRSLGLIGLYDALEKFDYGRDLKFDTYASFRIRGAIIDGLRKEDWLSRSAREKTKRIEQATEALEQRYLRRVAPSEVAKEVGMTEADVVHTMNEGFLANVLSMEEQPKEYEDGEQKYTIKDEKTLSPEEELINDERYQELAEVIEQLNEKEQLVVSLFYKEELTFTEIAQLLGLSTSRISQIHSKALFKMRTSLSKII from the coding sequence TTGAAAAGTATACAAGAAGTTGAAGAACATAAAATTTGGCAGGAATGGAGAGAGACGAGAGACTCACATGCGGGAAACATGCTTGTTAAAAAGTATATGCCGCTCGTTAACTATCACGTTCAGCGGATTAGCGTGGGGCTGCCGAAAAATATTCATAAAGAAGAGCTTCGTAGTTTAGGGTTAATCGGTCTTTACGATGCTTTGGAAAAGTTTGATTACGGTAGAGACTTAAAGTTTGATACATATGCGTCTTTTCGAATTCGAGGGGCGATAATAGACGGGCTTCGTAAAGAAGACTGGTTATCAAGAAGCGCAAGGGAAAAGACGAAAAGGATTGAGCAAGCAACAGAAGCACTTGAACAAAGATACTTGCGCAGAGTTGCACCAAGTGAGGTTGCAAAAGAAGTAGGCATGACAGAAGCAGATGTCGTTCATACGATGAATGAAGGCTTTTTAGCTAACGTGTTGTCAATGGAAGAACAGCCGAAAGAGTATGAAGATGGAGAACAAAAATATACGATTAAAGATGAAAAAACGCTCTCTCCTGAAGAGGAGCTAATTAACGACGAACGATATCAAGAGCTTGCTGAAGTTATCGAGCAGCTAAATGAAAAAGAGCAGCTCGTTGTTTCATTATTCTATAAAGAAGAGTTGACTTTTACAGAAATCGCACAGCTGTTAGGGCTATCTACTTCACGTATTTCTCAAATTCATTCGAAAGCGCTGTTTAAAATG
- the fliR gene encoding flagellar biosynthetic protein FliR — translation MSQLILSYPAFLLVLVRVTSFFITVPLFSYKTIPAVHKVGLSASLSVIIATTIDLPVVSLDAQFVLLVVKECAVGLFIGLTAYVFIMAIQIAGGLIDFQVGFAIANVIDPQTGAQSPILGQYLYVFALLFLLSTNGHHLLIDGIYNSYLIIPLDKVAFPVGSQAFATHIITVFSSMFLVAVQMSLPLVGSLFLVDIALGIVARTVPQLNIFVVGFPVKIIVAFILLIVVMGSMFYMMQIIFEQMIEAMRATIRILGGV, via the coding sequence ATGAGTCAGTTGATCTTATCCTATCCCGCGTTTTTACTAGTGCTAGTGCGCGTAACGTCTTTTTTTATTACGGTTCCGCTATTTTCATACAAAACGATTCCCGCAGTTCATAAAGTAGGTTTGTCTGCCTCACTATCCGTCATTATTGCGACAACAATTGATTTACCCGTCGTTTCATTAGATGCACAGTTTGTACTTTTAGTAGTAAAGGAATGTGCTGTTGGGTTGTTTATTGGTTTGACTGCGTATGTATTTATTATGGCTATTCAAATTGCCGGAGGTCTCATCGATTTTCAAGTTGGGTTTGCGATTGCCAACGTAATAGATCCGCAGACAGGGGCGCAAAGTCCGATACTAGGTCAATATTTATATGTATTTGCTCTCCTATTTTTATTATCGACCAATGGACATCATTTATTAATAGACGGCATCTATAATAGTTATTTAATTATTCCGTTAGACAAAGTAGCTTTCCCTGTGGGAAGCCAAGCATTTGCTACACACATCATAACTGTTTTTTCATCGATGTTTTTAGTAGCTGTTCAAATGTCTTTGCCTTTGGTAGGTTCATTATTTTTAGTCGATATCGCGCTTGGAATTGTCGCAAGAACCGTCCCGCAGTTAAATATTTTCGTAGTGGGGTTTCCGGTAAAAATTATTGTTGCCTTTATTTTGCTGATTGTCGTGATGGGGAGCATGTTTTATATGATGCAAATCATATTTGAACAAATGATAGAAGCGATGCGCGCGACGATCCGCATATTAGGAGGGGTGTAG
- a CDS encoding chemotaxis protein CheW — MKIIVFQLGDEEYGISVEEVQSIEKIQHITRVPGVKEYVKGVINLRGVITPIIDLRTRFNLQEQLNHELTRIIMVRLNDVEAGLIVDAANDVVDIDEKTIASVPETVEGTAVEYLNGVVKVDSRLIVLLNLPKVLSLEDHLQ, encoded by the coding sequence ATGAAAATTATTGTGTTTCAATTGGGAGACGAGGAGTACGGAATCTCAGTAGAAGAAGTGCAGTCGATTGAAAAGATTCAGCACATAACACGCGTTCCTGGAGTAAAAGAATATGTAAAAGGTGTTATTAACCTTCGCGGTGTTATTACACCGATTATTGATTTGCGCACTCGTTTTAACTTGCAAGAACAGCTTAACCATGAGCTGACACGTATTATTATGGTTCGTCTTAATGATGTAGAAGCAGGTTTGATTGTCGATGCGGCAAATGATGTAGTGGATATTGATGAAAAAACGATTGCTTCAGTGCCTGAAACAGTTGAAGGAACAGCTGTTGAATACTTAAACGGAGTCGTTAAAGTAGATAGCCGTTTAATTGTTCTTCTAAATTTACCTAAAGTGCTCTCTTTAGAAGACCACCTCCAGTGA
- a CDS encoding chemotaxis protein CheD has product MRDDKQVIKVGIAEMNVTHAPAVLRTAGLGSCVGVVVYDSVHSVAGLAHVMLPDSSGAKCPFNRAKYADTAIFDLVNMLIKQGAHRKLLKAKIAGGAQMFQFEPRNDVMRIGLRNVQAVERELHRNSVEIAAKATGGHNGRTIEFDPQTAILKVRTINEGIKTI; this is encoded by the coding sequence GTGAGAGATGATAAACAAGTGATTAAGGTAGGAATTGCCGAGATGAATGTTACACATGCACCCGCAGTGCTTCGAACAGCGGGATTAGGATCATGTGTAGGAGTTGTCGTTTATGACTCTGTTCACTCAGTAGCTGGGCTCGCTCATGTGATGCTTCCGGATTCAAGCGGAGCTAAATGTCCTTTTAATAGAGCTAAATATGCAGATACAGCCATTTTTGATTTGGTAAATATGTTGATTAAACAAGGCGCACATAGAAAATTGTTAAAAGCAAAAATAGCAGGAGGCGCGCAGATGTTTCAATTTGAACCAAGAAATGATGTCATGCGAATTGGCCTTCGAAATGTTCAAGCAGTAGAGAGAGAGCTGCATAGAAACAGTGTAGAAATTGCAGCAAAAGCTACAGGAGGACACAACGGACGCACAATTGAATTTGATCCTCAAACGGCTATTTTAAAGGTTCGTACGATTAACGAAGGGATAAAAACGATATAA
- the flhA gene encoding flagellar biosynthesis protein FlhA, with product MSARELPVVIGVVLIIVMLVIPLPSWLLSILIMINISLALLVLLVSMNMKEPLELSVFPSLLLVLTLFRLGLNVSTTRSILGTGEAGGVVETFGHFVIGGNPLVGFVVFIILIIIQFLVITKGAERVSEVAARFTLDAMPGKQMSIDADLNAGMISEKQAIDRREKIQREADFYGAMDGASKFVKGDAIAGIVITLINILFGIIIGMLQMGMSITEASQTFTLLTVGDGLVSQIPALMISTATGIIVTRAASTGNLSEDITQQLFAFPVMLYVTGGTIAALGLITPINDVITMPIAILLGVGGYYLSRAKHQAVREEMAPTEEELEDNEMKSPESVVNLLSVDPIEFEFGYALIPLADTNQGGDLLDRIVMIRRQLALELGLVIPVVRIRDNIQLQPNEYCLKIKGNEVAKGELLLDHYLAISPGVDDDLIEGIDTLEPAFKMPAKWISESAKEQAEMFGYTVVDPPSVVSTHITEVIKSYAHELIGRQETKQLIDHTKETYPILIEEVTPNPLSVGDIQRVLAKLLKESVSIRNLPIIFEVLADYGKMTSDTDLLTEYVRQGLARQITSQYTVQEGLLRVLTLSGKVEKMMAEAVQQTEHGNYLSLDPNVSQAILESIAKQTETLSFQEQSPIVLCSPAVRMYVRQITERYFPHMAVLSYNELEANVEVQSVGVVDI from the coding sequence ATGTCTGCAAGAGAACTGCCAGTTGTTATAGGTGTTGTACTTATTATCGTTATGCTTGTTATTCCGTTGCCTTCATGGTTATTAAGTATTTTAATCATGATTAACATTTCTCTTGCACTGCTTGTACTGCTCGTTTCCATGAATATGAAAGAACCTTTAGAGCTATCGGTATTTCCGTCTTTGCTGCTGGTTCTTACGCTGTTTCGATTAGGTTTGAATGTATCGACAACACGTTCAATCTTAGGAACAGGAGAAGCAGGCGGAGTGGTGGAAACATTCGGCCACTTCGTTATTGGAGGCAATCCTTTGGTGGGCTTTGTTGTCTTCATTATTTTAATTATCATTCAGTTTCTCGTTATTACAAAAGGAGCGGAGCGTGTTTCTGAAGTAGCCGCCCGCTTTACCTTAGATGCGATGCCGGGTAAACAAATGAGTATTGATGCAGATTTAAATGCAGGTATGATTTCAGAAAAGCAAGCAATTGACCGCCGTGAAAAAATTCAGCGCGAAGCAGATTTTTATGGAGCAATGGATGGAGCCAGTAAATTCGTCAAAGGTGACGCCATTGCAGGGATTGTCATCACCCTGATTAATATCTTATTTGGGATTATTATCGGCATGCTGCAAATGGGAATGTCCATCACTGAAGCATCCCAAACCTTTACTTTGTTAACAGTAGGCGATGGGTTAGTGAGTCAAATTCCAGCCCTTATGATTTCAACAGCGACAGGTATTATCGTCACTAGAGCTGCTTCAACAGGTAATTTGAGCGAAGATATTACACAGCAGCTGTTTGCTTTTCCCGTTATGCTTTATGTCACTGGAGGAACGATTGCGGCTCTTGGTTTAATTACGCCAATTAATGATGTTATTACAATGCCTATTGCTATTTTGTTAGGAGTGGGAGGCTATTATTTGTCTCGGGCTAAGCATCAGGCGGTTCGTGAAGAAATGGCGCCTACTGAAGAAGAGCTTGAAGACAATGAAATGAAAAGTCCGGAGAGTGTTGTCAATCTATTAAGCGTTGATCCAATTGAATTTGAATTTGGGTATGCATTAATTCCGCTTGCTGATACGAATCAAGGAGGCGATCTGCTTGATCGAATTGTGATGATTAGGCGACAGCTGGCACTTGAGCTAGGATTGGTCATTCCGGTTGTTCGCATCAGAGACAACATTCAGCTTCAGCCCAATGAATACTGTCTTAAAATAAAGGGCAATGAAGTGGCAAAAGGGGAGCTGCTGCTCGATCACTATTTAGCAATCAGTCCGGGAGTGGATGATGATTTGATTGAAGGAATTGATACGTTAGAGCCAGCTTTTAAAATGCCTGCAAAATGGATTAGTGAGTCCGCGAAGGAGCAGGCTGAGATGTTCGGGTATACCGTTGTTGACCCGCCGTCGGTTGTGTCTACGCACATAACAGAAGTTATAAAATCGTATGCGCATGAGCTGATTGGAAGGCAGGAGACAAAGCAACTAATCGATCACACAAAAGAAACGTATCCTATTTTAATTGAGGAAGTAACGCCTAATCCGCTTTCTGTTGGAGACATTCAAAGGGTACTGGCAAAGCTTTTAAAAGAAAGCGTCTCAATTCGAAATTTACCCATTATTTTTGAGGTGCTGGCGGACTACGGCAAAATGACGTCAGACACCGATTTGTTAACTGAATATGTCCGGCAAGGACTCGCAAGACAAATTACCAGTCAATATACGGTCCAAGAAGGTCTGCTTCGAGTTCTTACCCTTTCAGGAAAAGTTGAAAAAATGATGGCGGAAGCTGTTCAACAAACGGAGCATGGGAATTATTTGTCACTAGACCCTAACGTTTCACAAGCTATCCTGGAAAGTATAGCCAAGCAAACAGAAACACTTTCTTTTCAAGAACAGTCTCCAATTGTGTTATGTTCTCCTGCGGTGAGGATGTACGTGCGTCAAATCACTGAGCGGTATTTTCCCCATATGGCGGTTTTATCATATAACGAGCTAGAAGCAAATGTTGAAGTTCAAAGTGTTGGAGTGGTGGATATCTGA
- a CDS encoding protein-glutamate methylesterase/protein-glutamine glutaminase, protein MNEIKVLIVDDSAFMRKLIGDFLACDSRFHVVGTARNGEEGLKKALELSPDIVTLDIEMPKMNGLDMLKQLMRVKPLPVVMLSSTTIEGAENTLTAMQYGAVDFVAKPSGAISLDLHKVKDELISKLLLASKANISSSSHQHVRNSSVYNLPMGTKVNKMICIGTSTGGPRALQEVLSTVSKDISAPIFIVQHMPPNFTKSLALRLNQLADIEVKEAKDNEIVRSGCAYIAPGGFHMTVVEKKGQLSICLDTSSSVKGHRPSVDRLFQSISKISGYQKLAIVLTGMGADGTEGVIDLKKNKDALILAESEETAVIYGMPKSAVSTKLVDYIEPLRNVGSFISRYAQK, encoded by the coding sequence GTGAATGAAATAAAGGTGCTTATTGTAGATGATTCTGCATTTATGCGAAAGCTAATCGGCGATTTTTTAGCATGTGACAGTCGTTTTCACGTTGTGGGTACCGCACGTAACGGTGAAGAAGGGTTAAAAAAAGCGCTCGAGCTGTCGCCAGACATTGTGACACTTGATATTGAAATGCCCAAAATGAATGGCTTAGATATGTTAAAACAGCTCATGCGTGTGAAGCCCCTTCCTGTTGTCATGTTATCGAGTACAACAATAGAAGGTGCTGAAAATACGCTGACCGCTATGCAGTACGGCGCAGTTGATTTTGTTGCTAAACCTTCGGGAGCTATTTCGCTGGACTTACATAAAGTGAAAGATGAGCTTATCTCTAAACTATTGCTTGCTAGTAAAGCCAACATATCTTCAAGCAGTCATCAGCACGTACGAAACAGCAGTGTATATAACCTCCCGATGGGGACGAAAGTGAACAAAATGATTTGTATTGGCACTTCTACTGGAGGACCGCGTGCGCTGCAAGAAGTATTATCAACTGTTTCAAAAGACATAAGCGCACCTATTTTTATTGTGCAGCATATGCCTCCAAATTTCACAAAATCATTAGCGCTTAGACTAAATCAGCTAGCTGATATTGAAGTAAAAGAAGCAAAAGACAATGAAATCGTTCGCTCAGGATGTGCTTATATTGCGCCTGGAGGTTTTCATATGACGGTTGTAGAGAAAAAAGGACAGCTCAGCATTTGTTTAGATACTTCTTCATCTGTAAAGGGACATCGCCCCTCAGTGGATCGTTTGTTTCAGTCGATTAGTAAAATTTCAGGTTATCAAAAACTTGCTATTGTGTTGACAGGAATGGGTGCCGATGGAACAGAAGGGGTTATTGATTTAAAGAAAAATAAAGATGCGCTTATATTGGCTGAATCGGAAGAAACGGCTGTCATTTATGGGATGCCCAAATCAGCCGTTTCTACAAAACTTGTTGATTATATTGAACCGCTGCGAAACGTTGGAAGCTTTATTTCTCGCTACGCACAGAAATAG
- the flhB gene encoding flagellar biosynthesis protein FlhB: MFLVKVDLQFFAGEKTEKATPKKKQDSRKKGQVAKSQDVTTALILLMVFLYFLFGAKQFLQQMMKLLREAFQTYMLEEVTAERVFAMFKHLLPAIALAAGPVMLAAFIAALGANYMQVGILFSTEALQPKLEKINPISGAKRIFAMRALVELIKSTLKIMCIGAVTFFILWIHIEDVLNLSQKSIGDSLVVLSKLVFQMGLAASLMLLFLSLLDYFYQNFDFEKNIRMSKQDIKDEHKNIEGDPLIKSKIKQKQREMAMSRMMQEVPKADVIITNPTHYAIALKYDEEKMDAPYVVASGVDFIAQKIKGIAKSHEIIMVENRPLARALFDQTKVGDAVPEEFFKAVAEILAYVYRIQNKM, from the coding sequence TTGTTTTTAGTAAAAGTTGATTTGCAATTTTTCGCGGGAGAAAAAACGGAAAAAGCTACACCTAAAAAAAAGCAAGACTCTAGAAAAAAAGGACAGGTAGCTAAAAGTCAAGACGTTACAACTGCGCTCATCCTTTTAATGGTTTTTCTTTATTTTTTGTTTGGAGCCAAACAGTTTTTACAGCAAATGATGAAGTTGTTAAGAGAAGCTTTTCAAACGTATATGCTTGAGGAAGTGACGGCAGAGCGCGTATTTGCGATGTTTAAGCACCTTCTTCCTGCAATAGCCCTTGCAGCAGGTCCTGTTATGCTCGCAGCTTTTATTGCTGCGCTCGGAGCGAATTATATGCAGGTTGGTATTCTTTTTTCCACGGAGGCTCTTCAGCCTAAGTTAGAAAAGATTAACCCTATTAGCGGAGCCAAACGGATTTTTGCCATGAGAGCGCTGGTAGAACTAATCAAGTCAACGCTGAAAATTATGTGTATCGGAGCCGTCACGTTTTTTATCTTATGGATTCACATAGAAGATGTATTAAATTTATCTCAAAAAAGTATAGGGGACTCGCTGGTTGTTCTGTCTAAGCTTGTTTTTCAAATGGGACTTGCAGCCTCGCTTATGCTTTTATTTTTATCGCTGCTTGATTATTTTTACCAAAATTTTGATTTCGAGAAAAATATTCGAATGTCAAAGCAAGATATCAAAGATGAGCATAAAAACATTGAAGGCGATCCTCTAATCAAATCAAAAATAAAGCAAAAGCAGCGGGAAATGGCAATGTCTCGCATGATGCAAGAAGTTCCAAAAGCAGATGTCATCATTACAAACCCCACTCATTATGCCATTGCTTTAAAATATGATGAAGAAAAAATGGATGCTCCCTATGTTGTAGCCAGTGGCGTAGATTTTATTGCTCAAAAGATTAAAGGAATCGCCAAAAGCCATGAAATCATCATGGTAGAGAACCGCCCGCTGGCAAGAGCACTTTTTGACCAAACTAAAGTAGGAGATGCAGTACCCGAAGAATTTTTTAAAGCGGTGGCTGAAATATTAGCTTACGTATACCGCATTCAAAATAAAATGTAA